The proteins below come from a single Burkholderia sp. PAMC 26561 genomic window:
- a CDS encoding polysaccharide pyruvyl transferase family protein, producing the protein MNAPDYYLLHAYSSHNSGDGLLVKLSLKAIRDAGITRTITVVCLDKESFAGYIDDANIRLISLGEFLRGRFLGVFLRQRSVYFGVGGGYLRASSRPEGWKSLIAHGSQILMSSFGGSSRRIYFPQSVGPFDTFAGKLLARIVRSRVERIFLRDDKSVSELAHPAATRTGDLVVLEIAQEAGAGTLRHTRIAAPQVYLVFRDLQNKPYRNAYLERVHALMTLLPDAKLAIQARGRGNSDDVFYREHLGVDNAAMLKDVLAERSAIVVSVRLHGSLESVLAGVPSVHIAYERKGHAAFGDLGLDDFVFHASDFDPIAVANAVRLLVEDEEQYWVRVESNVQRSHEHFVEAIKDELRTFDNADHGR; encoded by the coding sequence ATGAACGCCCCTGATTATTATCTGCTGCACGCCTATAGTTCGCACAACAGCGGCGACGGACTGCTGGTCAAACTCAGTCTCAAGGCGATCCGCGATGCGGGCATAACCAGGACGATCACTGTCGTATGCCTGGACAAGGAATCGTTCGCCGGATATATCGACGATGCGAATATCAGGCTCATTTCGCTCGGCGAATTCTTGCGCGGGCGGTTTCTCGGCGTGTTCTTGCGTCAACGTTCCGTGTACTTCGGCGTGGGCGGTGGCTACTTGCGTGCATCGAGCAGACCGGAAGGATGGAAGTCATTGATCGCACATGGTAGCCAGATCCTCATGTCTTCGTTCGGCGGTTCGAGCCGCCGGATTTACTTTCCGCAAAGCGTTGGACCGTTCGACACATTCGCCGGAAAGCTGCTTGCGCGCATCGTGCGAAGCCGTGTAGAACGCATTTTCCTGCGCGACGACAAAAGCGTGTCCGAACTCGCGCATCCGGCGGCCACGAGAACCGGCGATCTGGTAGTGCTGGAGATTGCGCAGGAAGCGGGGGCAGGCACCTTGCGGCATACAAGGATCGCAGCGCCGCAGGTGTACCTCGTCTTTCGGGACCTGCAGAACAAGCCTTACCGCAATGCATATCTGGAACGCGTGCACGCGCTTATGACGCTTCTGCCTGACGCAAAGCTAGCGATACAGGCGCGCGGTCGCGGCAACAGCGACGATGTCTTTTATCGCGAGCATCTCGGAGTGGACAACGCGGCCATGCTCAAGGACGTGCTTGCCGAGCGTTCTGCAATCGTGGTCTCGGTGAGGCTTCACGGCAGCCTCGAAAGCGTGCTCGCCGGTGTTCCGAGCGTGCACATCGCATACGAACGCAAGGGCCATGCAGCGTTTGGCGATCTGGGGCTCGACGACTTCGTATTTCATGCGAGCGACTTTGATCCCATTGCAGTAGCGAATGCAGTTCGCCTGCTCGTAGAAGACGAGGAGCAATACTGGGTGCGCGTCGAGTCGAATGTTCAACGTAGCCATGAACACTTTGTGGAGGCGATCAAAGATGAACTGCGCACGTTCGA
- a CDS encoding glycosyltransferase family 4 protein, with product MKIVHVVETWTGGIATYVQTLAAKQRDLGHDITLLCDTSKVEGGLKIDGIEVADYRSSRNPARFWSISKALQLRIASLHADVVHCHSSFPGMYVRLRNHPGAKVLYTPHAWSFLKTDVTTPAKLAYGLVERVLAQRCDRILCMSFDELRAARKYRIPADKIEFIYTGIAPDERFQIPEYRAETNSTKVGYFGRLDYQKGFDVVLEALPLLDARLEIHAFGAAVRGGIEAGNDARITYHGWLDAAGTRRAMHEMDVIVVPSRWEGLALVPIEAMRAGKVIVVSGESSLPEQVIHGYNGVILRELTGRCLAENLNRLTLDECRRMGANARHVFESTFQIDRFLNTLMSCYERP from the coding sequence ATGAAAATTGTTCACGTAGTCGAGACCTGGACCGGCGGAATTGCAACCTATGTACAGACACTAGCCGCGAAGCAACGCGATCTAGGCCATGACATCACACTGCTTTGCGATACCAGCAAAGTGGAAGGCGGATTGAAGATAGATGGCATTGAAGTAGCCGATTACCGGTCAAGCCGCAACCCGGCTAGATTCTGGTCCATATCCAAGGCACTGCAACTGCGCATCGCGTCGCTGCATGCCGATGTTGTTCATTGCCACAGTTCGTTTCCCGGCATGTATGTGCGCTTGCGAAATCATCCGGGTGCGAAGGTTCTCTATACGCCTCACGCGTGGTCGTTTCTCAAAACCGACGTGACGACACCGGCAAAGTTGGCGTATGGTCTGGTCGAGCGCGTACTCGCACAACGCTGCGACCGGATACTTTGCATGTCATTTGACGAATTGCGTGCGGCGCGCAAATATCGCATTCCAGCAGACAAGATCGAATTCATCTATACGGGTATCGCCCCCGACGAACGTTTTCAGATTCCTGAATATCGTGCCGAAACGAATTCAACGAAAGTCGGTTATTTCGGACGCCTTGATTATCAGAAGGGCTTTGATGTCGTTCTCGAAGCATTACCGTTACTCGATGCAAGACTTGAAATACACGCATTCGGCGCGGCGGTACGCGGTGGTATCGAAGCAGGTAACGATGCCCGTATCACCTATCACGGCTGGCTGGATGCGGCCGGCACACGGCGCGCGATGCACGAGATGGATGTGATCGTGGTTCCGTCGCGATGGGAGGGGCTTGCGCTCGTGCCCATCGAGGCAATGCGCGCGGGCAAGGTGATTGTCGTGTCGGGTGAGAGTTCGTTACCCGAGCAGGTCATCCATGGATACAACGGCGTCATTCTTCGCGAGCTTACGGGCAGGTGCCTGGCCGAAAACCTCAACCGCCTCACATTGGACGAGTGCAGAAGAATGGGCGCCAATGCGCGTCACGTGTTCGAAAGTACGTTTCAGATCGACCGCTTCCTCAACACCTTGATGAGTTGCTATGAACGCCCCTGA
- a CDS encoding polysaccharide biosynthesis tyrosine autokinase encodes MKTEITHTPAKMSPVEELDLVRYLDVLLANRRLIGAVTAITLAIGAAYAVITPPVYEADMMIQVEDNGVSAGSLLGDASALFDVKTQAAAELEILRSRMVIGKAVDTLQLYIDAKPKYFPVVGAWIAGRNKGMSTPGLFGKGGYVWGAESLQLATFDVPKAVEGEALTLTALGNGDYQLDYPDLDRPIKGHVGVALQVTQQIGTIRLLVTELHAKPGGQFTLVRNSQPKTVSNLQLNLDIEPKGKQSGIIGATLRGKDPALTASIVNQIGQEYVTQNVERKTAEAQSSLTYLESQMPRLKAKLSESEERYNALRNRSGTFNLSQEGTAFLQESVASDTSLLELKQKRAEMATRFAPGHPALRALDNQIAAVTAKSGNIASRMRALPDIEQESLRLMRDLQVDSDTYVNVVNNVERLKLVKAGKVGTVRQIDYANVPEEPVKPRKGMVLALAGMIGLMLGVAAAFLRDGLFGGLTDAHEIEQHTGMKVYGSVPFSPAQGVLAKNVEGRTAGVHLLAASHPNDAPIESLRSFRTALQFALLGAANNRVVITGPTPGIGKSFISANLAAVVSAAGKRVLLVDADLRKGYLNQYFGKARTCGLSDLLIETATFDQAVHRNVAPGLDFISTGAFPPNSADLVQNERMLRVLDQMSAQYDLVIVDTPPVLAVSDSVNIAAHCATVFLIGRFKRTTIGELLESNKQLEQVNVAVKGVIFNGLDAKGLRYGSKYGQYRYVAYEYGKTDKRTPK; translated from the coding sequence ATGAAAACTGAAATAACACATACCCCGGCCAAGATGTCGCCAGTAGAAGAGCTCGACCTTGTCCGTTATCTCGACGTGCTGCTTGCTAACCGCCGCCTGATTGGTGCTGTTACCGCCATCACGCTCGCAATTGGCGCGGCCTATGCGGTCATCACGCCTCCCGTGTACGAAGCCGACATGATGATCCAGGTCGAAGACAATGGCGTGAGCGCCGGCAGCCTGCTTGGCGATGCATCGGCGCTTTTCGACGTAAAGACACAAGCAGCCGCCGAACTTGAAATACTGCGTTCGCGCATGGTTATCGGCAAAGCGGTCGACACGCTGCAGCTATATATCGACGCCAAGCCGAAGTATTTCCCGGTCGTCGGCGCCTGGATTGCAGGCAGAAACAAGGGCATGTCCACGCCAGGCCTGTTCGGCAAAGGCGGATATGTGTGGGGTGCCGAGTCTTTGCAGCTCGCGACCTTCGACGTTCCAAAGGCGGTAGAAGGTGAAGCGCTCACGCTCACTGCGCTGGGCAACGGTGACTATCAGCTTGACTACCCCGACCTCGACCGGCCTATCAAGGGACATGTTGGCGTTGCGTTGCAGGTCACGCAGCAGATCGGCACGATCCGGCTGCTCGTTACAGAACTGCATGCGAAACCCGGCGGTCAATTCACGCTCGTGCGCAACTCGCAGCCCAAGACTGTCTCGAACCTGCAGTTGAACCTCGACATTGAGCCAAAGGGCAAGCAGAGCGGCATTATCGGCGCGACGCTTCGCGGCAAGGACCCAGCTTTGACGGCGTCCATCGTGAACCAGATCGGACAGGAATACGTCACGCAGAACGTCGAGCGCAAGACTGCGGAGGCGCAAAGCTCATTGACCTACCTTGAAAGCCAGATGCCGAGGCTAAAGGCGAAGCTGAGCGAATCCGAAGAACGATACAACGCGCTTCGCAACAGGAGCGGGACGTTCAATCTGAGCCAGGAAGGTACGGCGTTCTTGCAGGAAAGTGTTGCATCGGACACGAGCTTGCTCGAACTGAAGCAGAAGAGAGCCGAAATGGCGACCCGCTTCGCGCCGGGGCATCCCGCGCTGCGTGCGCTCGATAACCAGATCGCGGCAGTAACCGCCAAGAGCGGCAACATTGCATCGCGCATGAGGGCGCTGCCCGACATCGAGCAGGAATCCCTGCGTCTCATGCGCGACCTTCAGGTGGACAGCGATACCTACGTCAATGTTGTGAATAACGTCGAGCGCCTGAAGCTCGTCAAGGCAGGAAAGGTCGGCACCGTTCGCCAGATCGACTATGCGAACGTTCCCGAAGAACCCGTCAAGCCGCGCAAAGGGATGGTGCTTGCACTGGCCGGGATGATCGGGCTGATGCTCGGCGTGGCCGCTGCATTCCTTCGCGACGGTCTCTTTGGCGGTCTGACCGATGCGCACGAGATCGAGCAACACACCGGTATGAAGGTATATGGCTCTGTGCCGTTCTCGCCTGCACAGGGCGTACTCGCGAAGAACGTCGAGGGACGCACAGCTGGCGTTCATCTTCTGGCTGCATCCCATCCGAACGACGCGCCCATCGAGAGTCTGCGCAGCTTTCGTACCGCTCTGCAATTTGCATTGCTCGGCGCAGCGAATAATCGCGTGGTCATCACGGGTCCTACGCCGGGTATCGGGAAATCCTTTATCTCCGCGAATCTTGCCGCGGTGGTCAGCGCCGCAGGCAAGCGCGTCTTGCTGGTGGATGCCGACCTGCGCAAGGGCTACCTTAATCAATACTTTGGCAAAGCCCGCACATGCGGCCTTTCAGACCTGCTTATAGAAACGGCAACGTTCGATCAGGCGGTGCATCGCAACGTAGCGCCTGGCCTCGATTTCATCAGCACGGGCGCATTCCCGCCGAACTCGGCCGACCTGGTACAGAACGAACGCATGCTGCGCGTGCTCGATCAGATGAGCGCGCAATACGATCTCGTAATTGTCGATACGCCGCCGGTCCTGGCAGTGTCCGATTCCGTCAACATCGCGGCCCACTGCGCGACCGTATTCCTGATTGGGCGATTCAAGCGTACGACTATCGGAGAGTTGCTCGAATCGAACAAGCAACTCGAACAGGTCAACGTCGCCGTAAAAGGTGTGATCTTCAACGGCCTGGACGCCAAAGGCTTGCGATACGGTTCGAAGTACGGCCAATACCGTTATGTCGCGTATGAATACGGCAAGACTGACAAGCGGACGCCGAAATGA
- a CDS encoding low molecular weight protein-tyrosine-phosphatase, with the protein MKNILVLCIGNICRSPMAAALLSRALPAMTVHSAGLDAVIGAPADPISVALMDEAGMDIAAHRGQLVNTPMIVQADLILVMDRAQQQEVHRRYPTSAGKVFCIGEHERVDIPDPYRQPRSSFEHALRLIEQSVDSWVPPIRALHQPNAE; encoded by the coding sequence ATGAAAAACATCCTTGTCTTGTGCATTGGCAACATTTGCCGAAGCCCGATGGCGGCAGCGCTTTTGTCCCGCGCGCTGCCTGCCATGACCGTCCATTCCGCCGGACTTGATGCAGTAATCGGCGCGCCCGCTGATCCCATTTCCGTTGCATTGATGGACGAAGCCGGCATGGACATCGCGGCACATCGCGGGCAACTGGTGAATACGCCGATGATCGTACAAGCCGACCTGATCCTCGTCATGGACCGTGCGCAGCAACAAGAAGTGCACCGGCGTTACCCGACCTCGGCGGGAAAAGTGTTCTGTATCGGAGAACACGAACGGGTCGATATTCCAGATCCTTACCGCCAACCTCGGTCTTCCTTTGAACACGCGCTCCGTCTGATCGAGCAAAGTGTCGACAGCTGGGTGCCCCCGATTCGGGCGCTTCACCAACCGAATGCGGAGTAA
- a CDS encoding polysaccharide biosynthesis/export family protein, whose product MNTPNTPVRSTVLRLAALGAAGTLLSACAAVPGWKMDTGAAANISTSTTAQMQTAGAEDASKEAQLQSATSEIDVALIRQLRDESRQAPGLNESLISPATPYVLGPGDVLQITVWDHPELAAAQLAPTQTATRAADPVAGFVIDQRGDVMFPYAGRVHVAGLTAEQAQAVLVRALGKSFVEPQVTLRVASYRASQIYKDGEIHTPGPQPINDIPMGLYEAISRAGGFSPTADQSRMVIVRDGVSHPINLSQMLERGQNPSKIVLKSGDVLRVPARDESGVFVMGEVNKPTTAMPMRNGKLSLSDALAQAGSVNLASSNPGQVYVIRDSLGDTPKVFHLDAKSPVAMILANQFDLQPHDVVYVDSGNLVRFSRVLSLLMPAINAGLTAAVVAK is encoded by the coding sequence ATGAATACCCCAAATACACCCGTCCGCTCGACCGTGCTCAGACTGGCAGCGCTAGGCGCCGCCGGCACGCTATTGTCGGCCTGCGCCGCTGTGCCGGGATGGAAAATGGATACCGGCGCGGCTGCAAACATATCTACAAGTACTACGGCGCAAATGCAAACCGCCGGCGCTGAAGACGCGAGTAAAGAAGCGCAACTGCAATCCGCCACGAGCGAAATCGACGTTGCGTTGATCAGGCAATTGCGCGACGAGAGCCGTCAGGCGCCCGGCTTGAACGAATCGCTGATCTCGCCCGCGACGCCCTATGTTCTCGGCCCCGGCGACGTACTGCAGATTACCGTCTGGGACCACCCGGAACTCGCCGCCGCACAGCTGGCACCCACGCAAACTGCAACGCGCGCGGCTGATCCGGTAGCGGGATTTGTCATCGACCAGCGCGGCGACGTCATGTTTCCATACGCCGGTCGCGTGCACGTAGCCGGCCTCACCGCGGAGCAAGCACAGGCCGTACTGGTGAGGGCACTCGGAAAGTCGTTCGTCGAACCTCAGGTCACGCTTCGCGTCGCTTCTTACCGGGCGTCGCAGATTTATAAAGATGGTGAAATCCATACGCCGGGTCCGCAGCCGATCAACGATATCCCCATGGGACTATACGAGGCCATCAGCCGTGCGGGCGGTTTCAGCCCGACCGCTGATCAAAGCCGCATGGTCATCGTGCGCGATGGCGTTTCGCATCCAATCAACCTCTCGCAGATGCTGGAACGCGGTCAGAATCCTTCGAAAATCGTGCTCAAGAGCGGTGACGTGCTGCGTGTACCTGCTCGCGACGAAAGCGGCGTCTTCGTCATGGGCGAAGTGAACAAGCCGACCACCGCGATGCCGATGCGCAACGGCAAGCTGAGCTTGTCGGACGCTTTGGCGCAGGCAGGCAGCGTCAATCTGGCGTCGTCAAATCCCGGCCAGGTCTACGTGATACGCGACTCGCTCGGCGACACCCCCAAGGTCTTCCATCTCGATGCGAAGTCTCCGGTCGCAATGATCCTCGCCAACCAGTTCGACCTGCAACCGCACGACGTGGTGTACGTGGACAGCGGCAACCTCGTGCGTTTCAGCCGTGTTCTCAGCTTGCTGATGCCCGCGATCAACGCAGGTCTCACCGCCGCCGTCGTAGCGAAGTGA
- a CDS encoding undecaprenyl-phosphate glucose phosphotransferase produces MLNLKGLLNRVLDVTLILAGAALAYQLRFGDSAPAGTAAIVASTTAFSMALSLAVFHAFHVYSDQATKPLGSVLGQIEFVWLMTQLCGLLVTFCIHRTDLVSRLWFGYWTLITAAALALSRLTARIILGRMRHAKSSLRSVAIVAASEHCDLLIRRMEASRESGFHAVMTFDPHASHQLRNAAISRHASIPAFVQHVRTGNVRELWLAMPLSEQPLITSLVKEFRNDLINIRFFPDVSSLSLFDGGVIDMIGMPAINLVASPLSPLALANKDMFDRVFAAIALLVLSPLMIVIALAVKLSSPGPVLFTQRRKGADGQVFRIFKFRSMSMHEHDEGVLKQATRNDPRVTRVGAFLRRTSLDELPQFINVLIGDMSVVGPRPHAIEHDAFYQTVVDDYIHRYRIKPGITGWAQINGFRGETDRVEKMQGRVDHDLYYLRNWSFALDMRIVAATVLKGLKHGNAY; encoded by the coding sequence ATGCTGAATCTCAAAGGTCTTCTCAACCGCGTTCTGGATGTCACGCTGATCCTGGCCGGCGCCGCGCTGGCTTATCAACTCCGCTTCGGCGACAGCGCGCCGGCAGGAACAGCAGCAATCGTCGCGTCCACCACGGCTTTTTCGATGGCGCTTTCGCTTGCCGTGTTTCACGCATTTCACGTGTACAGCGATCAAGCGACGAAGCCGCTCGGCAGCGTGCTCGGACAGATCGAATTCGTCTGGCTGATGACACAACTGTGCGGACTGCTCGTGACATTCTGCATCCACAGGACCGATCTTGTATCGCGTCTGTGGTTTGGCTATTGGACCCTTATCACCGCCGCCGCGTTGGCGCTGTCACGCCTGACCGCCCGCATCATTCTTGGACGGATGCGTCATGCGAAATCCAGCCTGCGCAGCGTAGCGATCGTCGCCGCGAGCGAGCATTGCGACTTGCTGATCCGCAGGATGGAAGCATCACGCGAGTCAGGCTTTCACGCGGTCATGACGTTCGATCCGCACGCCAGTCACCAGTTGCGCAACGCTGCCATTTCGCGCCATGCGTCGATTCCGGCGTTCGTGCAGCACGTACGCACCGGTAACGTTCGCGAGCTTTGGCTGGCGATGCCATTGTCCGAACAGCCGCTTATTACGAGCCTCGTAAAAGAGTTCAGGAATGACCTGATCAACATCCGGTTTTTCCCTGACGTCAGCAGCCTGAGCCTTTTCGATGGCGGTGTCATCGACATGATCGGCATGCCTGCAATCAACCTGGTTGCGTCGCCTTTGTCGCCGCTCGCGCTTGCCAACAAGGACATGTTCGATCGTGTGTTCGCAGCGATCGCCCTGCTTGTACTTTCGCCGCTCATGATTGTCATCGCGCTGGCCGTGAAGCTCTCCTCTCCCGGTCCGGTGTTGTTCACGCAACGCCGCAAGGGCGCAGATGGACAGGTGTTCCGGATTTTCAAGTTCCGTTCCATGAGCATGCATGAGCACGACGAAGGTGTCCTGAAGCAGGCCACCCGCAATGACCCGCGCGTGACGCGCGTTGGCGCGTTCCTGCGCCGGACGAGCCTGGACGAACTGCCGCAATTCATCAACGTGCTGATCGGCGACATGTCGGTCGTCGGTCCGCGACCTCACGCAATCGAACATGACGCTTTCTACCAGACAGTGGTCGATGACTACATCCATCGATACCGCATCAAGCCTGGCATCACGGGATGGGCACAAATCAACGGCTTTCGCGGTGAGACAGACCGCGTCGAAAAAATGCAGGGTCGCGTGGACCACGACCTCTATTACCTCCGCAACTGGTCCTTCGCGCTGGACATGCGCATCGTGGCCGCGACGGTCTTGAAAGGACTCAAGCATGGCAATGCTTATTGA
- the betA gene encoding choline dehydrogenase — MSAKEFDYIIVGAGSAGNVLASRLTEDADVTVLLLEAGGPDYRFDFRTQMPAALAYPLQGRRYNWAYETDPEPHMNNRRMECGRGKGLGGSSLINGMCYIRGNALDYDGWANRKGLENWTYSDCLPYFRKAETRDVGPNPYHGGDGPVHVTTSKPGNNPLFAAMVEAGVQAGYPRTDDLNGYSQEGFGPMDRTVTPQGRRSSTARGYLDRAKDRPNLTIVTHAVTDRVLFAGKRAIGVVYLHGGENVTAHVRREVLVCSGAIASPQLLQRSGVGRSTWLRELDVPLVHDLPGVGENLQDHLEMYMQYECLEPVSLYPALQWWNQPQIGIEWMLKGTGIGASNQFEAGGFIRTRDDDLWPNIQYHFLPVAINYNGSNPIKMHGFQAHVGSMRSPSRGRVKLKSRDPNAHPSILFNYMSDPLDWREFRDAIRITREIMQQPALKKYRGRELHPGADLKTDDQLDAFVKQRAETAYHPSCSCKMGYDDMAVVDSEGRVHGLESLRVVDASIMPQIVTGNLNAPTIMLAEKIADAIRGRAPFARVDTPYFVASGVKARKMEVVASM; from the coding sequence ATGAGCGCGAAGGAGTTTGATTACATCATCGTCGGCGCGGGGTCGGCGGGCAACGTACTGGCGTCGCGTCTTACGGAAGACGCCGACGTTACCGTGCTGCTGCTCGAAGCTGGCGGACCGGACTACCGTTTCGATTTCCGCACGCAGATGCCGGCCGCGCTGGCCTATCCGTTGCAGGGCCGCCGATACAACTGGGCCTACGAAACCGATCCCGAACCGCACATGAACAACCGTCGCATGGAATGCGGCCGTGGCAAAGGGCTTGGCGGATCGTCGCTGATCAACGGCATGTGCTATATCCGCGGCAACGCGCTCGATTACGATGGATGGGCCAACAGAAAAGGCCTTGAAAACTGGACGTATTCCGATTGCCTCCCGTATTTCCGCAAAGCGGAGACACGTGACGTCGGACCCAATCCTTATCATGGCGGCGATGGTCCGGTCCACGTGACGACATCGAAGCCCGGCAACAATCCATTGTTCGCCGCAATGGTCGAAGCCGGCGTACAAGCAGGCTATCCGCGCACCGATGACCTCAACGGCTACAGTCAGGAGGGCTTCGGACCAATGGATCGAACGGTGACGCCGCAAGGCCGCAGATCGAGTACGGCGCGGGGCTATCTCGACCGCGCGAAGGATCGGCCCAACCTCACTATCGTCACGCACGCGGTGACCGACCGGGTCTTGTTCGCGGGGAAGCGGGCCATCGGCGTTGTGTACCTGCATGGCGGCGAAAACGTGACTGCCCATGTGCGTCGCGAAGTGCTGGTGTGCAGCGGTGCGATCGCATCGCCACAACTGCTGCAGCGTTCGGGCGTTGGACGCTCCACGTGGCTGCGCGAACTCGACGTCCCGTTGGTCCACGACCTGCCCGGCGTGGGTGAGAATCTCCAGGATCATCTGGAGATGTACATGCAGTACGAATGCCTCGAACCCGTGTCGCTGTATCCCGCGCTGCAGTGGTGGAACCAGCCGCAGATCGGCATTGAATGGATGTTGAAGGGCACGGGTATTGGCGCGAGCAATCAGTTCGAGGCCGGCGGTTTCATTCGCACGCGCGACGACGATCTGTGGCCCAACATTCAGTATCACTTCCTGCCTGTCGCGATCAACTACAACGGCTCGAATCCCATCAAGATGCATGGATTCCAGGCGCATGTCGGGTCGATGCGTTCGCCCAGTCGCGGTCGCGTGAAGCTGAAGTCGCGCGATCCGAACGCACATCCGAGCATCTTGTTCAACTACATGTCGGACCCGCTCGACTGGCGTGAATTCCGCGATGCAATACGCATTACGCGCGAGATCATGCAGCAGCCGGCGTTGAAGAAGTATCGTGGCCGCGAGTTGCATCCCGGCGCTGATCTGAAAACCGACGATCAACTCGATGCCTTCGTCAAGCAACGCGCGGAAACTGCCTACCATCCGTCATGCTCGTGCAAAATGGGTTACGACGATATGGCCGTCGTAGATAGCGAAGGCCGCGTGCATGGGCTCGAATCACTGCGCGTGGTCGACGCGTCGATCATGCCGCAGATCGTGACCGGCAATCTGAACGCGCCGACCATCATGCTCGCTGAAAAGATCGCCGACGCGATTCGCGGGCGTGCGCCGTTCGCTCGTGTCGATACACCCTATTTTGTCGCATCGGGAGTGAAGGCGCGGAAGATGGAAGTGGTTGCTTCAATGTAA
- the betB gene encoding betaine-aldehyde dehydrogenase — MPALELQRLYIGGAYVDATSGETFDSIDPATGETLASVQQASAADIDRAVRSAHEGQREWAAMTAMQRSRILRRAVDILRERNDELAALETRDTGKPITETRAVDIVTGADVIEYYAGLATAIEGRQIPLRPTSFVYTRREPLGVCAGIGAWNYPIQIACWKAAPALAAGNAMIFKPSEVTPLSTLKLAEIFTEAGIPAGVFNVVQGDGRVGAMLATHPDIAKISFTGGVETGKKVMSMAGGSSLKEVTMELGGKSPLIIFDDANLERAADIAMSANFFSSGQVCTNGTRVFVQRTVHARFEALLLERVKRIRIGSPTDDSTNFGPLVSAAQLHKVLGFIESGKQEGARLIAGGSRIEHGAFAQGQYVEPTVFTDCRDDMRIVREEIFGPVMSILTFDDETEVIARANATSYGLAAGVVTENLARAHRVIHAIQAGICWINTWGESPAEMPVGGYKQSGVGRENGITTLEHYTSIKSVQVEMGPYQPVF, encoded by the coding sequence ATGCCCGCACTCGAATTGCAGCGCCTGTATATTGGCGGCGCTTACGTGGACGCCACCAGCGGTGAGACGTTCGACAGCATCGATCCCGCCACCGGCGAGACGCTTGCAAGCGTCCAGCAGGCGAGCGCCGCCGATATCGATCGCGCAGTGCGATCGGCGCATGAAGGCCAGCGTGAATGGGCCGCCATGACCGCGATGCAACGCTCGCGGATCTTGCGACGCGCAGTGGACATTCTCCGCGAACGCAACGACGAACTCGCCGCGCTTGAGACGCGTGACACCGGCAAGCCGATTACGGAGACCCGCGCGGTAGATATCGTGACGGGTGCCGATGTCATCGAGTACTACGCTGGACTCGCGACGGCCATTGAAGGCCGGCAGATCCCGCTGCGTCCGACATCGTTCGTCTATACACGGCGCGAACCGCTCGGCGTTTGCGCGGGCATCGGCGCGTGGAATTATCCGATCCAGATCGCATGCTGGAAGGCGGCGCCGGCGCTCGCCGCAGGCAATGCGATGATTTTCAAGCCAAGTGAAGTCACGCCTCTGAGCACGTTGAAACTCGCTGAAATCTTTACGGAGGCAGGCATACCGGCAGGGGTATTCAATGTCGTGCAAGGCGACGGCCGCGTTGGCGCAATGCTGGCAACGCACCCCGACATTGCAAAGATATCGTTTACAGGCGGCGTTGAAACCGGCAAGAAAGTCATGTCGATGGCCGGCGGTTCATCGTTGAAAGAAGTCACGATGGAACTCGGCGGCAAGTCGCCTCTGATCATTTTCGATGACGCCAATCTCGAGCGCGCAGCCGACATTGCAATGAGCGCCAACTTCTTCAGCTCCGGCCAGGTTTGCACCAACGGCACGCGCGTGTTCGTTCAGCGGACCGTCCATGCGCGCTTCGAGGCGCTGCTGCTCGAGCGGGTGAAGCGCATTCGCATCGGGTCCCCGACAGACGACAGCACCAACTTCGGCCCCCTCGTCAGCGCCGCTCAGTTACACAAGGTGCTGGGGTTTATCGAAAGCGGGAAGCAGGAAGGCGCGCGGCTGATAGCGGGAGGATCGCGGATCGAGCACGGTGCGTTTGCTCAAGGGCAATACGTCGAGCCGACTGTCTTCACCGATTGCCGCGACGACATGCGGATCGTGCGCGAGGAAATCTTCGGGCCAGTCATGAGCATCCTGACCTTCGATGACGAAACGGAAGTCATTGCGCGAGCGAACGCGACATCTTATGGACTGGCCGCGGGCGTCGTGACGGAGAATCTTGCGCGTGCACATCGTGTGATTCATGCCATCCAGGCCGGCATCTGCTGGATCAACACCTGGGGCGAATCGCCCGCTGAAATGCCGGTGGGCGGTTACAAGCAATCGGGCGTCGGCCGCGAGAACGGCATCACCACACTCGAACACTACACCAGCATCAAGTCCGTTCAGGTCGAGATGGGCCCCTACCAACCCGTGTTCTAA